From Brassica oleracea var. oleracea cultivar TO1000 chromosome C3, BOL, whole genome shotgun sequence, a single genomic window includes:
- the LOC106334127 gene encoding zinc finger CCCH domain-containing protein 49-like, whose protein sequence is MIGETREPYPTVQSPTWPVSDDFTTAEFFSPAINRPDCSMLEALTALHRYLPSNESYPDSDPEPFGPDSPVDAHSCDHFRMYDFKVLRCSRGRSHDWTECPYAHPGEKARRRDPMKFRKGGCKKGDSCEFAHGVFECWLHPSRYRTQPCKDGGGCRRRVCFFAHSPDQLRYVQTRSPDRVDSYVRAFQLSISHVSSSPPVSPRADSESSQSLSRSLGSSYINDVTTSFRNLRFEKLKSFPSSYKNPFRCYQSGFGSPRGSMLGPGFQSLPTTPARPENLDIWENGLEEEPAMDRVAESGRELRAKMFEKLSKENCMDRVEPDQNSGDAPMSSGYLNM, encoded by the coding sequence ATGATCGGAGAAACTCGCGAGCCTTACCCGACGGTGCAGAGTCCTACATGGCCGGTTTCAGATGACTTCACAACGGCGGAATTTTTTTCTCCGGCGATTAACCGTCCAGATTGCAGCATGCTTGAAGCTTTAACGGCGTTACATCGTTATCTTCCGTCTAACGAATCGTATCCGGATTCCGACCCGGAACCATTCGGACCGGACTCTCCAGTCGATGCTCACTCCTGTGACCATTTCCGCATGTACGATTTCAAAGTCTTGAGGTGTTCTCGTGGCCGGAGCCATGACTGGACGGAGTGTCCGTACGCTCATCCCGGAGAGAAGGCTCGCCGGAGAGATCCGATGAAGTTCCGCAAAGGCGGTTGCAAGAAAGGAGACTCTTGCGAGTTTGCTCACGGAGTTTTTGAGTGTTGGCTTCATCCTTCTCGTTACAGGACTCAGCCGTGTAAAGACGGCGGTGGATGTCGCCGGAGAGTTTGTTTCTTTGCTCACTCGCCTGATCAGCTTAGGTATGTCCAGACACGAAGCCCTGATCGGGTCGATTCCTACGTTAGAGCGTTTCAGCTCTCGATTTCGCATGTTTCCAGTTCGCCGCCGGTGAGTCCGAGAGCTGACTCGGAGTCTTCTCAGTCACTGAGTCGCTCGCTCGGGTCTAGTTATATAAACGACGTGACGACGTCATTTCGGAACTTACGGTTTGAGAAGTTGAAATCATTTCCTTCGTCTTATAAAAATCCGTTTCGATGCTACCAATCCGGATTCGGGTCGCCCCGAGGATCCATGTTGGGTCCTGGGTTTCAGAGTCTGCCTACAACTCCGGCCCGACCCGAGAATCTGGATATTTGGGAGAATGGTTTAGAGGAAGAGCCTGCAATGGATCGGGTCGCGGAGTCGGGTCGTGAGCTACGAGCGAAGATGTTTGAGAAACTGAGCAAGGAGAATTGCATGGATCGGGTTGAACCGGATCAAAATTCGGGTGATGCTCCGATGTCAAGTGGGTATCTGAACATGTGA
- the LOC106328410 gene encoding acid phosphatase 1-like produces MAFPRSNSIFFFTFLLFAVLINTAISSRVSPFIKLPTSVDESLSSSLESYCASWRLAVETDNAGKWTVVPSQCVSSLETYYDKGQFDKDYSVVAGYAYAYAKTITVKGDGKDAWVFDIDETLLSNLEYYKAHGYGSEPYNSLAFNEWVLQGTAPGFAASLKLFNRLKKLGFALILLTGRDEVQRSVTEQNLLDAGYSGWEYLLLRGHEDQGKAAVQYKSEQRSRMVKKGYRLHGNTGDQWSDLQGFSVADRSFKVPNPMYYIP; encoded by the exons ATGGCGTTTCCTCGTAGCAACTCTATTTTTTTCTTCACCTTCCTTCTATTTGCTGTCTTAATCAATACGGCCATCTCTTCTCGCGTCTCACCCTTCATCAAGCTCCCCACCTCCGTCGACGAGTCTCTCTCTTCCTCTCTTGAGTCCTACTGCGCAAGCTGGAGATTGGCCGTCGAGACCGACAATGCCGGAAAGTGGACGGTGGTTCCTTCCCAATGTGTTAGCTCTCTTGAAACTTATTACGATAAAGGCCAGTTTGACAAGGACTACAGTGTAGTCGCTGGTTACGCCTACGCCTACGCTAAAACGATCACGGTAAAGGGAGACGGCAAGGACGCTTGGGTCTTTGACATAGATGAGACGCTCCTCTCGAACCTCGAGTATTACAAGGCTCATGGTTACGG GTCTGAGCCTTACAACTCGCTTGCTTTCAACGAGTGGGTGCTACAAGGTACAGCCCCAGGGTTTGCTGCGAGTTTGAAACTGTTTAACCGTCTCAAGAAGCTTGGTTTCGCTCTCATTCTGCTAACTGGCCGGGACGAGGTTCAAAGGAGTGTTACCGAGCAAAATCTCCTGGACGCCGGTTATTCCGGCTGGGAGTATCTCCTGTTGAG GGGTCACGAAGATCAAGGGAAGGCAGCTGTACAATACAAATCAGAGCAGAGATCAAGAATGGTTAAGAAAGGCTACAGACTCCATGGAAATACTGGCGATCAATGGAGTGACCTTCAAGGTTTTTCTGTGGCCGATCGTTCTTTCAAAGTCCCAAATCCAATGTACTACATTCCTTGA
- the LOC106332654 gene encoding FAD-linked sulfhydryl oxidase ERV1, with protein MRFSFFHTKRKATKTKMAENPWQPLLHTFEKLSNCVQTHLSNFIGIKNTPRSSPTIQNPTSLDSSPLITRTNNSNLQKLPLKDKSIGPVTKEDLGRATWTFLHTLAAQYPEKPTRQQKKDVKELMAILSRMYPCRECADHFKEILRSNPPRAGSQEEFSQWLCHVHNTVNRSLGKLVFPCERVDARWGKLECEQKSCDLHGTSMDF; from the exons ATGCGATTTTCATTTTTTCACACAAAAAGGAAAGCGACAAAGACGAAAATGGCTGAGAATCCATGGCAGCCTCTTCTCCATACCTTCGAGAAACTATCGAATTGCGTCCAAACTCACCTCTCCAACTTCATCGGCATCAAAAACACTCCTCGTTCGTCACCCACAATCCAAAACCCAACCTCCTTGGACTCTTCCCCACTAATCACCAGAACCAACAATTCTAATCTTCAGAAACTTCCTCTCAAG GACAAGTCTATAGGTCCTGTTACTAAAGAAGATCTTGGGAGGGCTACTTGGACATTTCTCCACACTCTTGCTGCGCAG TATCCAGAAAAACCAACAAGGCAACAAAAAAAGGATGTTAAAGAACTG ATGGCAATACTTTCTCGAATGTACCCTTGTAGAGAATGTGCAGATCACTTCAAAGAGATCCTAAG ATCGAATCCTCCACGAGCTGGATCTCAGGAGGAGTTCTCGCAGTGGCTTTGCCATGTACACAATACCGTAAATAGAAG TTTGGGGAAATTGGTGTTCCCTTGCGAGAGAGTGGATGCAAGATGGGGCAAGTTAGAATGCGAGCAGAAAAGTTGTGATCTTCATGGAACTTCTATGGACTTCTAG